From the genome of SAR202 cluster bacterium:
CTTCACCGACAACGCCCGCCCCAACCTCCGCGGCCGCATGCCTCGCGTCGTCGACACCCCCAACGGTCGGCGGTGGATGGCCGGCATCATAGACATGGGCGTCGTTGGTGTCGAGGTCGATAAACGCACTTTCAGCACCGAGATGAGCCATCGATGGAAGGCCATGCAGGACGGCGGCTTCTTCGACGACCTGGACAAGGGCTACCACCCCACCAACGCCGAACTCCGCATCCGCGACCAGGACAAGGACGGCATCCGCGGCGAGGTCCTCTACGGCCCCCTCCGCGTCGCTGCCACCCTCAAAGACCCCGAGCTTGGCAACGAGTTCTTTCGAGTCTATAACGACTGGCTCGCCGGCTTCTGCCATGCCAACCCGGACCGATTCGCCGGCCTCGCTTGCCTCCCCAACCACGACCCCAAAGTCGCCGCCGACGAGCTTCGCCGCGTCGCTAAAATCGGCCTCAAAGGTGCGGACCTCGGCGTCGGCGGCGCCCCCAAGCCCATCTACCACAAAGACTGGGACGTCCTCTGGAAAGCCGCTGACGAGACCCGCCTCCCCATCTCCTTCCACACCACCGGCCTCGTGCCCATGCGCGTATCCAGCGGCGACGGCCCCCAGTACGACGAGGTCTTCCATAACATCCGCACCGTCCTCTTCCAGCTATCCGGCGCGGAATTCGCCACCAGCGCTATCCTCAGCGGCGCCTGCCAGCGCTTTCCCAACTTCAAATTCGTCCTCGGCGAATGCGGCGTTAGCTGGCTTCCCTACGTCCTCGACCGCATGGACCACGAATGCGAAGGCACCGAAGGCCTCAAGCTAAAGCCCAGCGAGTACTGGGCCCGTCAAGGCTTCACCACCTTCCAGATGGAGCCCGTCGCCGGTGACCTCGTCCCCATGGTCGGCGAAGACAACGTCATCTGGGGCTCCGACTATCCCCACCAGGACGGCGTCTGGCCCGACTCCCTCAAGACCATCGACCAGTGCCTCGGCTCCCTCAACCCCAAAGCCCGCCGCAAAGTTGTCTGCGACAACACCGCCCGCCTCTACGGCTTCAAAACCTAACCCTCCCTCCCCCTCTGGTTCCCCCTCTTCTCCTATTGCAAAGGAGAAGAGGGGGATAGAGCCTGCCCTGAGCTTGTCGAAGGGGGGTGATGAGGTGCTCTTAATTTCTTTCCCTCTTCTCAGAAAGGAGAAGAGGGCTGCAAGCTCGCCGTGGCGAGATAAAGGGTGATGAGGTCGTACCGCTTAAGACCAAGGCCAGTCTTTTTATGGAAGACAGCCCAAAAGACGACTTCCGTAAACTCTATGACAGTATTCCTCCATCCCCAAATCTGATGCTATAATCGAATTTAGCCCATAGTTGGGCATCAAATGGAAGTCAAGCCAACGCTCAGCCATGAGCTTGACCGCCACGGCCCTTAACAAATCCCCAAACCTCACTCTGGAGTCCCCAATGAAATCCGCCCTTTTTCTGCTCGCCCCAGTCCTGCTTCTGACCTTCCTCGCCGCCTGCGGCGCTGATCCCACCCCTACCCCCACTCGCACAGCCACCCGCGGCGCCACCGCCACCGTCCCCGCCGCCTCTCCCTCGCCATCCCCCTCCCCATCCCCCACCGCCATGCCCACCGGCTCTCCCGCCGCGGGCGGAGCCACCGTCATGGTCGAACTCGGCGACTTCTTCGTCCGGGCCAACCCTGCCACTGCTAAGGCTGGCCAGGTAGCTTTCCAGGCCACCAACTCCGGCGCTCTCCCCCACGAGCTTGTAGTCATCAAGACCGACACCGACCCCGCCTCTCTCCCTGTCTCCGCCGGCGCCGTCTATGAAGCTGCCGCGGGCCAGAAAATAGGAGAAATCCCGGAATCCCAGCTCCCGGGCAAAGGACAGGCCCAGGCTTCCTTTGCCCTAACCACCGGTAAATACGTCCTCATCTGCAACATCCCCGGCCACTACCAGGCAGGCATGTACACCGGCTTCCAGGCCCAGTAAACACCCTAGACATATACCATCCTTTAGTATTTGCCCGCGGGTGTTATAGCTGGCAAAGTCGTGATGCGTCGAGCCCTTCAGGTCCTCTGCCCCCCGAACGCCTGAGGCACATTAAGGGCCTAGCTCATAAAACCACGAACCTTAGAACAGAGGTGGTCTTGGGCATCCTTGTCCCATTTGGTGCTCCCCCTTCGCCTTCCAGGCCGAAGGGGGAGTTAGACGCCGTCCTGAGCCTGGCCGAAGGAGGGGGTTGTGGTTCCTCTTTTTCTCTTCCCCTTCCAGCAGGAAGGGGCCAGGGGATGGTATCCCGATTAAATACAAGATATGTGTTGTGCATCAAACGCTTTGAGGGGAGAGTTAGAGAGAGTCTGATGGAAGAGCGGAGGCGCCGTCACCACCGCTAACCAATAATAGCGACCATTCATTTAAGGCGGGCCGCCTAGGCGGCCCGCCTTAAATCTTTCTTACATATCCTCCAATCCAGGCCCTTCATAGGCCTCCGCATCTAGCAAACCGCGCCGGGGGATGACAAACTAGACCCAGCAGGTATTGCGAATGAAACCCTTCAATCCATTCCCTCTCTTATTGCTGCTCTTGGTCCTGGCCGCCCTCCTCGCCTGCGGCTCCCCGTCCGGGCGGGGGCCGAGCGAAGCGAGTCCTGGTCCCGTTGAAGGACCTCCCTGGCGCTCCATATCCTCCCCTGACAACAGTGTGTCCGCCGTCCTCGCCACCACCGTCCTCCGACCCGGCTCCCAGCGTCTCGCTTTTATCCTCTTCACCTCCAGGGGCATCTTAGCCGTTCCGACCGTCAGGGTCACACCTGTCAGCCTCGTCGACAACCAACCTCGAGCCGCCGTCACCGCCGGCTCTCATCCCTGGCCCCTCGGCACCAAGGGCAGC
Proteins encoded in this window:
- a CDS encoding amidohydrolase; translation: MKERIISGDSHIDLRFLPSQLFTDNARPNLRGRMPRVVDTPNGRRWMAGIIDMGVVGVEVDKRTFSTEMSHRWKAMQDGGFFDDLDKGYHPTNAELRIRDQDKDGIRGEVLYGPLRVAATLKDPELGNEFFRVYNDWLAGFCHANPDRFAGLACLPNHDPKVAADELRRVAKIGLKGADLGVGGAPKPIYHKDWDVLWKAADETRLPISFHTTGLVPMRVSSGDGPQYDEVFHNIRTVLFQLSGAEFATSAILSGACQRFPNFKFVLGECGVSWLPYVLDRMDHECEGTEGLKLKPSEYWARQGFTTFQMEPVAGDLVPMVGEDNVIWGSDYPHQDGVWPDSLKTIDQCLGSLNPKARRKVVCDNTARLYGFKT